From the Theobroma cacao cultivar B97-61/B2 chromosome 2, Criollo_cocoa_genome_V2, whole genome shotgun sequence genome, one window contains:
- the LOC18608423 gene encoding lipoyl synthase 1, chloroplastic isoform X1: MSVSMSKPSISASIPIPKPSKPSWSYSQVKIRCESSDSASKIDVKRPQPTSLSAAGKLMESDAKNGPYPGGMPKMGPFTGRDPNVKKPEWLRQKAPQGQRFDDVKQSLSRLNLNTVCEEAQCPNIGECWNGGGDGIATATIMLLGDTCTRGCRFCAVKTSRNPAPPDPMEPENTAKAIASWGVDYIVLTSVDRDDLPDGGSGHFAETVQVMKKLKPEIMVECLTSDFRGDLKAVDILVHSGLDVFAHNIETVKRLQRIVRDPRAGYEQSLSVLRHAKLSKEGMITKSSIMLGLGETDDELKEALADLRAIDVDILTLGQYLQPTPLHLTVKEYVTPEKFAFWKEYGELIGFRYVASGPLVRSSYRAGELFVKTMVKERANNTAAPSN, translated from the exons atgtCGGTATCAATGTCAAAACCTTCAATCTCAGCTTCAATCCCCATCCCAAAACCTTCTAAACCATCATGGTCGTATTCACAGGTGAAAATCCGGTGTGAATCTTCGGATTCAGCGTCGAAGATTGATGTCAAAAGACCACAACCCACTTCATTATCTGCGGCCGGGAAGCTGATGGAGTCGGACGCCAAAAACGGGCCATACCCAGGTGGGATGCCAAAGATGGGTCCCTTTACGGGCAGAGATCCTAACGTAAAGAAGCCGGAGTGGCTGAGGCAGAAAGCTCCTCAGGGGCAGAGGTTCGATGACGTTAAACAATCTCTCTCTCGGTTGAATCTCAATACTGTTTGTGAGGAAGCACAGTGCCCCAACATTGGAGAG TGTTGGAATGGAGGTGGGGATGGCATTGCAACTGCGACAATAATGTTGCTTGGGGACACTTGCACACGGGGTTGTCGGTTTTGTGCTGTTAAAACCAGTAGGAACCCGGCACCGCCTGACCCCATGGAACCTGAAAATACAGCTAAGGCCATTGCGAGTTGGGG TGTGGATTATATTGTTCTGACTAGCGTAGATCGTGATGATTTACCTGATGGTGGAAGTGGACATTTTGCTGAGACGGTCCAAGTGATGAAG AAACTCAAGCCAGAGATCATGGTTGAGTGTTTAACTTCTGATTTCCGAGGTGATTTGAAAGCTGTAGACATTCTGGTACACTCAGGATTAGATGTCTTTGCTCACAACATTGAAACTGTGAAACGGCTCCAAAGAATTGTCAGGGATCCTCGGGCTGG GTATGAGCAGAGCTTGTCAGTTCTAAGACATGCGAAGCTCAGCAAAGAAGGAATGATAACAAAATCTTCTATAATGCTTGGCCTTGGAGAaactgatgatgagttaaagGAAGCCCTAGCTGATTTAAGGGCTATAGATGTTGATATTCTCACACTTGGACAATATCTACAG CCTACACCACTCCATTTGACTGTCAAAGAATATGTTACACCTGAAAAGTTTGCTTTCTGGAAGGAATATGGGGAGTTGATCGGATTTCGTTATGTAGCCAGTGGGCCCTTG GTTCGATCCTCATATAGGGCAGGGGAGCTCTTTGTTAAGACCATGGTGAAAGAAAGGGCGAACAACACTGCTGCTCCATCCAATTAA
- the LOC18608424 gene encoding uncharacterized protein LOC18608424 encodes MAFLASSSTTSHSFTCSYSSSQFLSRPKIAGRPFRSSFLSIPHLIPRRPNLSRSITAAAAKSGGNAVPSKNQRENKKEVVEKDTEEVEVDVEEELPWIQEKALDLVEFTGSVTQAIPGPRVGTSSLPWILAVPLAYAGITFVIAFVKTVKKFTSPRHKRKKLVNKNAMLCKSIDELFQQGSDAIDQSALKGLVQKTGFSMEEILRKYIRYSLNEKPWSADLVASLIQLRKVSILDDSHVAEILNEISRRIVREKGPVVMDMSGFTEKGFKRKLAVQGLFGKVLYLSELPEFCSRDSSLIVKEIFGVTDEDADKLRLHTFSEAGDMDSLEKMVDSSDSEDSSEHSSDAA; translated from the exons ATGGCGTTTCTTGCTTCTTCATCTACTACTTCTCATTCATTCACTTGTTCTTACTCTTCCTCCCAATTCCTCTCTCGACCCAAAATTGCCGGCCGTCCGTTTCGCTCCTCGTTCTTATCAATCCCTCATTTGATCCCAAGAAGACCCAATTTATCCCGTTCTATTACCGCTGCGGCGGCGAAGAGCGGCGGAAATGCGGTCCCAtcaaaaaaccaaagagaaaacaagaaagaagTAGTTGAGAAAGACACGGAAGAAGTGGAGGTGGACGTTGAGGAGGAATTGCCGTGGATTCAGGAGAAGGCATTGGACCTTGTTGAGTTCACTGGTTCTGTCACTCAAGCCATTCCTGGGCCCAGAGTTGGGACCAGCTCTTTGCCTTGGATTCTTGCTGTTCCTTTAGCTTATGCTGGTATCACTTTTGTCATTGCTTTTGTCAAGACTGTTAAGAAATTCACTTCTCCCAGgcacaaaagaaagaaattg GTTAATAAAAATGCAATGCTTTGCAAATCAATAGATGAGTTGTTTCAGCAAGGAAGTGATGCAATAGATCAATCAGCACTAAAGGGATTAGTTCAAAAG ACAGGTTTTAGCATGGAGGAGATTTTACGCAAGTACATTAGGTATTCATTGAATGAGAAACCATGGAGTGCAGATTTGGTTGCCAGCTTAATTCAGCTCAGGAAAGTTTCTATTCTGGATGATTCCCACGTTgctgaaattttaaatgaaatctCAAGACGGATTGTGCGTGAAAAAG GCCCAGTTGTCATGGACATGTCAGGATTTACAGAAAAGGGATTTAAGAGAAAGCTTGCTGTGCAAGGCCTTTTTGGGAAGGTCTTGTATCTATCTGAG TTGCCGGAGTTCTGTTCAAGGGATAGCTCCTTAATTGTCAAGGAAATATTTGGGGTTACAGA CGAGGATGCAGACAAACTTAGGCTGCACACTTTCTCTGAAGCTGGGGATATGGATTCACTTGAGAAGATGGTTGACAGTTCAGATTCAGAAGATTCTAGTGAGCATTCATCTGATGCTGCTTGA
- the LOC18608425 gene encoding mitochondrial intermembrane space import and assembly protein 40, whose translation MGEMGQVQSDVAVAAAIDDQARIQQSSSLASMDSLIAEAAAFGNDENQSLDAQAQKALECPCVAELRNGACGVQFTEAFLCFLKSTVEEKGSDCVHPFIALQNCIKGNPDAFPKDILEEKDGDKKEEEPTQEYRIYPPIWLKESQSPKPKL comes from the exons ATGGGGGAGATGGGTCAAGTTCAAAGCGATGTAGCGGTGGCAGCTGCAATTGATGATCAAGCTCGAATCCAGCAGTCCTCCTCTCTCGCTTCCATGGATTCTCTTATTGCAG AAGCTGCGGCTTTTGGCAATGATGAGAATCAG TCTCTTGATGCGCAGGCACAGAAAGCATTAGAATGCCCCTGTGTAGCTGAGCTGCGGAATGGAGCGTGCGGGGTTCAATTTACAGAGGCGTTCCTTTGTTTTCTCAAAAGTACCGTTGAAGAAAAG GGTTCAGATTGTGTGCATCCATTCATAGCCTTGCAGAACTGTATCAAAGGTAACCCTGATGCATTTCCTAAAGACATTCTTGAAGAGAAAGACGGAGACAAGAAAGAAGAGGAGCCAACCCAAGAATACAGAATTTATCCTCCTATATGGCTCAAGGAATCTCAGAGCCCAAAACCAAAGCTTTAG
- the LOC18608423 gene encoding lipoyl synthase, chloroplastic isoform X2, producing MESDAKNGPYPGGMPKMGPFTGRDPNVKKPEWLRQKAPQGQRFDDVKQSLSRLNLNTVCEEAQCPNIGECWNGGGDGIATATIMLLGDTCTRGCRFCAVKTSRNPAPPDPMEPENTAKAIASWGVDYIVLTSVDRDDLPDGGSGHFAETVQVMKKLKPEIMVECLTSDFRGDLKAVDILVHSGLDVFAHNIETVKRLQRIVRDPRAGYEQSLSVLRHAKLSKEGMITKSSIMLGLGETDDELKEALADLRAIDVDILTLGQYLQPTPLHLTVKEYVTPEKFAFWKEYGELIGFRYVASGPLVRSSYRAGELFVKTMVKERANNTAAPSN from the exons ATGGAGTCGGACGCCAAAAACGGGCCATACCCAGGTGGGATGCCAAAGATGGGTCCCTTTACGGGCAGAGATCCTAACGTAAAGAAGCCGGAGTGGCTGAGGCAGAAAGCTCCTCAGGGGCAGAGGTTCGATGACGTTAAACAATCTCTCTCTCGGTTGAATCTCAATACTGTTTGTGAGGAAGCACAGTGCCCCAACATTGGAGAG TGTTGGAATGGAGGTGGGGATGGCATTGCAACTGCGACAATAATGTTGCTTGGGGACACTTGCACACGGGGTTGTCGGTTTTGTGCTGTTAAAACCAGTAGGAACCCGGCACCGCCTGACCCCATGGAACCTGAAAATACAGCTAAGGCCATTGCGAGTTGGGG TGTGGATTATATTGTTCTGACTAGCGTAGATCGTGATGATTTACCTGATGGTGGAAGTGGACATTTTGCTGAGACGGTCCAAGTGATGAAG AAACTCAAGCCAGAGATCATGGTTGAGTGTTTAACTTCTGATTTCCGAGGTGATTTGAAAGCTGTAGACATTCTGGTACACTCAGGATTAGATGTCTTTGCTCACAACATTGAAACTGTGAAACGGCTCCAAAGAATTGTCAGGGATCCTCGGGCTGG GTATGAGCAGAGCTTGTCAGTTCTAAGACATGCGAAGCTCAGCAAAGAAGGAATGATAACAAAATCTTCTATAATGCTTGGCCTTGGAGAaactgatgatgagttaaagGAAGCCCTAGCTGATTTAAGGGCTATAGATGTTGATATTCTCACACTTGGACAATATCTACAG CCTACACCACTCCATTTGACTGTCAAAGAATATGTTACACCTGAAAAGTTTGCTTTCTGGAAGGAATATGGGGAGTTGATCGGATTTCGTTATGTAGCCAGTGGGCCCTTG GTTCGATCCTCATATAGGGCAGGGGAGCTCTTTGTTAAGACCATGGTGAAAGAAAGGGCGAACAACACTGCTGCTCCATCCAATTAA